Part of the Chloroflexota bacterium genome is shown below.
CGGTGTGGTTTCAGAAATGTTGCCAGTTTTCTCACGCAAGCCAATTTTCGGTTACGAGTTTGTGGCCTACTCTGGGGTTGCAATCGGCGTGTTGGGCTTCACCGTGTGGGCACACCACATGTTTGCCACCAACTTGGGCGTGATTGCCGACACCTTCTTTGCTGCTGCTTCGATGTTGATTTCAGTTCCGACTGGGGTCAAAATCTTCAACTGGCTAGCAACCTTGTGGCGCGGTGAGTTACGCTTCAAAACCCCAATGCTGTTCAGCCTTGGCTTTATCGCCATGTTCGTGATCGGCGGGATTTCCGGGGTTTCGTTGGCGGCTGCACCATTCGACTTGCAAGTTACCGATAGCTACTTTGTGGTTGCTCACTTCCACTATGTGCTATTTGGTGGCGCTGTCTTTGCCTTGTTTGGTGCATCATACTATTGGTTCCCCAAAATTACTGGCAAGATGATGAGCGAACGCATCGGCAAATGGCACTTCTGGATTTTGATGCTGGGCTTTAATTTGACCTTCTTCCCGCAACATATGCTTGGGTTGCAAGGTATGCCACGGCGGGTCTGGACGTATCAACAAAACCAAGGCTGGGATTTCTACAACTTGCTTTCAACGATTGGGGCATTTTGTATCGCCTTGGGCACGTTGGTCTTTATCGTCAACTTTATCATCAGCTTGCGCAAAGGCGCTCCTGCGGGCAACGACCCATGGGATGCCGCAACCCTGGAATGGGCGACCACCTCGCCACCACCAGCCCACAACTTCGATGTGGAATACATTGTGCATAGCCGTCGCCCCTTGTGGGATAACAAATATAGCGGCGAAGGTCGGGGCATGACGATCAATTACGATTTCCATCCCCACTTGCCACCGCCATCGTTTGCCCCAATCATCTTCTCGTTTGGCTTGTTTGTGCTGGCCTATGGCATGCTCAACCTCGCCTCTGCGCCATTGATTGGGATTCCATTGATCTTGGTGGCCTTGGCAATTGCCTTCGTTGGCATGAACCGCTGGGTCGGCGAAATTGCCCAAGATCCGGTGCTGTAAACAACCTTGCTCGGTGTCGATTCCATGATCGGCATCGAGCCCAGTTATTTGGGAGAATCTATGGCACAGGCAGTCGTGCGCGATATCGATAAAAATGATCCTGGGCGTGGCCTCGATTTACGCAAGCTAGGCATGTGGACGTTCCTTGGCTCGGAAGTCTTTTTCTTCGGAGCTTTGGTTGTTACTCACCTCTCAATGCGTGGGGTTGTAGCACCATCATCAAGCAAAGCCAACCTTGATGTTCAGGGCGTTCGTAATATGTTTGGCGATAATGTCCTGACCTCAATTCTAGCCTTCATCTTGTTGACCAGTAGTTTGACAATGGTGTTGGCGCTTGATGGGGTTAAAACCAACAATCAAAAGCGCTTCCGCTTCTGGTTGGGGGCAACCATCGCCTGTGGTTTGGTCTTCTTGGGTGGTCAAGTTTACGAGTTCTATCACATTGTTCACGAATATAATGTAACCATTAAAAATATGATGTTTGGCTCGACCTTCTTTTTTGTAACCGGCTTCCACGGAACCCACGTTGCAGTTGGGGTGGTTTGGCTCACATCATTATTGGTTTCGGCAATTCGCCACCCTGAGCGCTACAATGCTGGCAATTATATGGCTGTCGAGCTAGGCGGCTTGTACTGGCACTTTGTGGACTTAGTGTGGGTCTTGATCTTTACGGTGATCTATCTGATCTAACCATTATTTATCCAAGGAGTACATAATGGCCCACGGTCATGATGAACACGCCCCAACCGAACACGAAGCCCATCACAGCCATGCTAAGTTGTATGTGATCATTTTCTTTGTCTTGTTGGTGATGACAGGGATTGAAATTGCCCTGCCGATCATCAACAAAGCTGAGATTATGGCCAAACAATTAGAAGTCGCCTTGTTGCTTGGATTGATGACAATCAAAGGCGCAATTGTAATGATGTTCTATATGCACCTTAAAGGCGATCGCCGCATGTTTGGGACGCTGTTTGTCTTCCCAATTGTGTGTGTGCTGTTGATGATGCTGGGCTTCTTTGCCCTGTTCCAACCAGAATTATGGTAAACAAATGAATGACTGGACGCTTGATTGGCCGCTGCTTTTTGGCTTAATCGCCGCAACAGTTGGCTATCTCTGGGCTGTTGGCCCAGGTCGCAAGCGCCTAGGCGGGCCAGCAGCCTTCCCAGTCGGGAAGGCTGTTGCCTTCTTAAGCGGCTTGTTAGCCCTTGGTTTGTCGATCATGTCACCAATTGGCATTTGGGCTGATCGCTATCTTTTTACGATGCACATGGTTCAACATATGATTTTGACCATGTTTTGTGCCCCCATGTTGTTAATTGGCATCCCTGAGTGGCTGCTGCGGCCATTGGTGCAATTGCCATGGGTCTATACCATTCTGCGTTTTGCTGTTAACCCAATCGTGGCGTTTAGTGCCTTTAATATTTCCTTCAATGGCTGGCACTTTCCCCAATTCTACGATTTGGCTTTGCGCAACGAGTTGGTGCATATTCTCGAACATCAAATGATGATGGGTAGCGCAATTTTGTTGTGGGCACCATCGCTGATTCCGTTGCCCGAATTACGCTCATCGTATCCAGTGCAAATGCTCTATTACTTTGTGAATTCAATTATCCCAACGATTTTGGGCGCGTTGATCACCTTTGCTGATAGTGTGTTGTACCCAACCTACGAGCTAGCGCCACGAATTTGGGGCATCAGCGCGATTGCCGATCAACAAATTGGCGCGTTGATTATGTGGATTCCTGGTGGCTCGATTTTTATCCTTGCCATTACCATCGCGTTCTTCAAATGGATGAACCGCGAGGATGAAGAGCAAAGCCTGCCGAGCATTGCCGACCAAAAAGCGGCTGCTCGCCAGTAAACCATAAGTATTCAAGACGCATTGGGTTGCAATGCGTCTTTCTATTTTAGGCCTGTTTGTGTGCCCGAATCAAGCACGATGTAAAGCGTTCAGCCAATTGCTGGCCTTGCAGATCGCTTAATCCTGCCAATTCCTCAGGCAACTTGCCGCCGATATCCGCTAAACTATAGCGATGGGTCACCTCGAAACTAATCTGTTGAAAGCCTGCTTGCTCTAAGAATTGTTGATATTGCTCACGAGTTGGCGCACCGGCAACACAACCAGCCCAGTTCATGGCTGCGCGTAAATTGGCTTCAGGCAAGGGAAAATCAGCCAAACTCCCATCGATCACAATATCCGAGATTGCCATATAGCCGCCAACTTTGAGCACACGATAGGCCTCGCGCAAGGCCATTCCCTTATCGGGAGCGAGATTGATTACGCAATTGGAGATAATCACATCGACTTGCTCATTCTCAAGTGGCAGTTGCTCAATGTCGCCCTTCAAAAAAGCCACATTCTCAATCTGGGCTTTATGGGCATTCTGGCGAGCCAAATCAAGCATTGCATCGGTCATATCAACTCCATAGACGAAGCCGCTTGGCCCAACTTGTTTGGCTGCAAGCAACACATCCAAACCGCCGCCAGAGCCAAGATCAAGCACGACCTGACCTGGTTGTAAGGCGGCTCGTACAACCGGATTGCCACAACCACGGGTGCTGTTGACCGCAGTCGTAGGCAAATCGGCGGTTGCTGTATCACGGTAGAGCGTGCTGCTTAGCGAAATATCATGGCTGCTGCAACAACTAGTTTTTGGCTGTTCCTGCTGCACGTGCTCGGCCCATTCACCATAATAGGCTTGGACGCTGGCTTTAATCGATTGATCGTTCATGATTCACTCCTCCATTGAAAAAATTCAATCTTGCTAGCAAAAAAATTAGGCTAGATGTTTAACCATCAAAGTTGCGCTGCTGCAAATGCTGCCCCACTGCACCGAGGCATGCAGGCGCGAATCAGCCTCGGCTCGCTCGATTGGCTGGTAGCCGTGGGCAGCAAAAAATTTGGCGGCGCTGGCGGTCAAAAGATAGAGTGTTTGCAAGCCAAGTTGTTGGGCCTGTTGCTCCAAAGCATCCAACAAAGCCGCGCCCAAGCCTTGGTTTTGTTGATCTGGCCTAACTGCGACCGAGCGTAATAAGCCAAGCTCGCCGTAGATTTCAAGTGCGCCACCAGCTTGTAGATTGGCGTTTTGCCACCAGCCATAGGCCTGGGCCGTGGCTAAACCTTCGTTACCCAAGCCGACTGTGTTCAATAAATGCTCGAATGTTGATTGTTGATCTGAAGCGATTAGTTCAAGTTGCATAGGCCATCCTATTGAAAAAATTCAATTCAAAAGCCAAAAAAAAGCTAGCCCAAGGCTAGCGATTCCAGGTATCCAAGTGGCGGTTGATCCGGGCTTTGAGGCTGGCAAGGCGTTCGCGTTCAACCCGATAATAGGCCCACGGGCCACGTCGTTCGCAACTGACCAAGCCGGCCTCGCGCAACAACTTAAGATGATACGAGACAGTTGGCTGCTTGACCGCGACCGCTGCCTCCAGATCGCAGACGCAAACGTCCTCAGTTGAGTTGGTTAGCAGCGTCAGCAATTGCACCCGCACCGGATGCGCGAACACCTGAAAATCGGCGCTAATCGCCTCGGCTTCAGTTTCGTTCAAGCCAGCGCTGGCAGGCGCACAACAGCCAGTAGTTTGGGCAATCAGTTCAATAATGCCAGTCATAATTCAGCCTCCAATAGCACTATAGCACGCTTATCGAATTAATTCAATCTTATAATGCTTGGTTTTCAGAGTGAATTTTTTGATTGGCCCAGTGAGCTTCTACGAGTGCTGCTTGTTTAATCGCCCCATCTGACATTGCACCATCAACCCCATTAGGTTGCCACCACACCCGTCCACGCAACAGTTTTGGATAACGAATTGCTAAGATTAATGCATCAGCAGCATCGGTATACATGGAACCTTCGTAAAGAAAATGTATTCCATTAAGCGTATAGATTCCTGCATCCTCATCAATACATAGTGCGCTCATTTCGCCTACGTCGCCAATGATCCAGAGTCTCTTCTGAAGCAAGTCTTCATAGGGCTGCAAGTGTTCATGGTTAATCTCAAAATCAACAAAACCAGGATCAAACAGAATCCTTGATGGCCCATAAGCGCGGGGCGTTACATCTGGTGGATGGACTGTCAACCCACCGAATGAGCGCAGCACAGTTTCAACAATTGGATGCCATACAAACCCAGATTCAAGATATTGCTGTTGCCACTGCGTAAGCTCAAACTTGCGTTCAGGATACCAACCTGCGTCAAGAAATGCTTGATAAACTCGTGGATCATGCAGAAAACCTTCAATAATCGGGTCTAGTGCCATTGTAAATACCTCATATCGATACGTCCATGGTTTGCTCATACCTAAAATCCATCGTAAGGCCGATTTGCATAGTTACTCAATATTTTATTATTCAATTATTCAATTATTGAATAAATTAGTGAGAAATAGTATGCAACTTCAATCATCATCAATCGCTGATAGCCTTAACACGCTGCAATTGCTCAATCGGGCAGCAACAATTCGCGGGGCTTCAGCTTGGGTTCAACGGACGGCGCAGGCGCTTAGCGCCAAACAATTGGCCGATAATCAATTGGTGGCAAGTTT
Proteins encoded:
- the ctaD gene encoding cytochrome c oxidase subunit I: MATDVSTLHHAPAKQRRGWLEWITTVDHKKIGIMYAVTAFLFFVIGGLEALLIRLQLGTPQNTLLTPEAYNQVFTMHGTTMVFMAIMPVNAGFMNYFVPLMIGAGDMAYPRMNAMSYWLLLFGGVVMYSSFVFGGGAPDAGWFAYAPLTSTTYSVTRGMDYWVLGLQLLGVSSLAGSVNIIVTIIRLRAPGMRFNRMPLFVWMSFVTSFLLIFALPSITVGITLLFFDRNFGTNFFLPAAGGDPLLWQHLFWFFGHPEVYIMILPAFGVVSEMLPVFSRKPIFGYEFVAYSGVAIGVLGFTVWAHHMFATNLGVIADTFFAAASMLISVPTGVKIFNWLATLWRGELRFKTPMLFSLGFIAMFVIGGISGVSLAAAPFDLQVTDSYFVVAHFHYVLFGGAVFALFGASYYWFPKITGKMMSERIGKWHFWILMLGFNLTFFPQHMLGLQGMPRRVWTYQQNQGWDFYNLLSTIGAFCIALGTLVFIVNFIISLRKGAPAGNDPWDAATLEWATTSPPPAHNFDVEYIVHSRRPLWDNKYSGEGRGMTINYDFHPHLPPPSFAPIIFSFGLFVLAYGMLNLASAPLIGIPLILVALAIAFVGMNRWVGEIAQDPVL
- a CDS encoding cytochrome c oxidase subunit 3; translation: MAQAVVRDIDKNDPGRGLDLRKLGMWTFLGSEVFFFGALVVTHLSMRGVVAPSSSKANLDVQGVRNMFGDNVLTSILAFILLTSSLTMVLALDGVKTNNQKRFRFWLGATIACGLVFLGGQVYEFYHIVHEYNVTIKNMMFGSTFFFVTGFHGTHVAVGVVWLTSLLVSAIRHPERYNAGNYMAVELGGLYWHFVDLVWVLIFTVIYLI
- a CDS encoding cytochrome C oxidase subunit IV family protein is translated as MAHGHDEHAPTEHEAHHSHAKLYVIIFFVLLVMTGIEIALPIINKAEIMAKQLEVALLLGLMTIKGAIVMMFYMHLKGDRRMFGTLFVFPIVCVLLMMLGFFALFQPELW
- a CDS encoding cytochrome c oxidase assembly protein; translated protein: MNDWTLDWPLLFGLIAATVGYLWAVGPGRKRLGGPAAFPVGKAVAFLSGLLALGLSIMSPIGIWADRYLFTMHMVQHMILTMFCAPMLLIGIPEWLLRPLVQLPWVYTILRFAVNPIVAFSAFNISFNGWHFPQFYDLALRNELVHILEHQMMMGSAILLWAPSLIPLPELRSSYPVQMLYYFVNSIIPTILGALITFADSVLYPTYELAPRIWGISAIADQQIGALIMWIPGGSIFILAITIAFFKWMNREDEEQSLPSIADQKAAARQ
- the arsM gene encoding arsenite methyltransferase, whose protein sequence is MNDQSIKASVQAYYGEWAEHVQQEQPKTSCCSSHDISLSSTLYRDTATADLPTTAVNSTRGCGNPVVRAALQPGQVVLDLGSGGGLDVLLAAKQVGPSGFVYGVDMTDAMLDLARQNAHKAQIENVAFLKGDIEQLPLENEQVDVIISNCVINLAPDKGMALREAYRVLKVGGYMAISDIVIDGSLADFPLPEANLRAAMNWAGCVAGAPTREQYQQFLEQAGFQQISFEVTHRYSLADIGGKLPEELAGLSDLQGQQLAERFTSCLIRAHKQA
- a CDS encoding GNAT family N-acetyltransferase; protein product: MQLELIASDQQSTFEHLLNTVGLGNEGLATAQAYGWWQNANLQAGGALEIYGELGLLRSVAVRPDQQNQGLGAALLDALEQQAQQLGLQTLYLLTASAAKFFAAHGYQPIERAEADSRLHASVQWGSICSSATLMVKHLA
- a CDS encoding metalloregulator ArsR/SmtB family transcription factor, whose amino-acid sequence is MTGIIELIAQTTGCCAPASAGLNETEAEAISADFQVFAHPVRVQLLTLLTNSTEDVCVCDLEAAVAVKQPTVSYHLKLLREAGLVSCERRGPWAYYRVERERLASLKARINRHLDTWNR
- a CDS encoding SUKH-3 domain-containing protein, translated to MSKPWTYRYEVFTMALDPIIEGFLHDPRVYQAFLDAGWYPERKFELTQWQQQYLESGFVWHPIVETVLRSFGGLTVHPPDVTPRAYGPSRILFDPGFVDFEINHEHLQPYEDLLQKRLWIIGDVGEMSALCIDEDAGIYTLNGIHFLYEGSMYTDAADALILAIRYPKLLRGRVWWQPNGVDGAMSDGAIKQAALVEAHWANQKIHSENQAL